The Streptomyces kanamyceticus DNA segment CCCTCGTGCCGCCGCACACCCTGACTGACCCGCTGGCTCAGCTTCGACGCCATGCCCACCATCGCGGAGGACACGGCACGCACCGCGGCCCTGCTGGACGCCTCGGCGCTCTCGCGCGCACGGGCCACTTCCTCCTGCGCGGTCTTCTGCGCCTCGGAGATCTGGGCGCTCGTGCTGCTCTGCGCGTCGTACTGCACCTTGCGCACCGTGTGGGCCGCCGAGTCCGCGAGCTCCGCGAGACGCTGCGCGAGCACCGTGTTCACCAACGTCTCGGGCAGCTCGATGTCGACGCCATGGCCCGTGCCCGCACGCTCCGCCTCGGCCCCCAGTCGAGGAATCACGCCGCCCGCGAGCTGTGCGAGCACGTGCTCGGCGGCGCGCTGCTGCCTGGCGATCTCCTCGGCCTGGCCGCGGAGACTGTCGCTGGTGGCACGCTCACCTCGGTACTGGTCCCAGAACCGCCAGGCCGCACCACCGGCGGCCAGGGCCAGAACTGAGGGCACCACGGTGGTGGCCTGTATCAGGTCTGTCATTCACGTCCTCTACAGATCTCAAAGGGGGCGACGCGTGTTTCGACGTGGGTGCCAACTGCGCGGCATGCTTTTCGGCCAACTGGAGCACGGAAAAAAGCCAGTTGGACGTCGCTCGTAAACGATATCTTGTCGCGCCCACCGCTCGGTGAACCGGATGCCCCGAAGCGGTGTGGGACAAGGCCTGACGGCGGTCAACTCCCAAGCGGGCGCGGGGTTCGGGGCCATCGGAAACGGTCGAATTGGTCGAAGCGGTCTTTGACGCCTCCTCGGCACCGTCCGAAGAGGACATAAATCGACTCGCGGGCACCCTCGCGGCATTCCTGCGAGGAAAAGGTGAGAACAACCGCAGGATTCTGTGCCCGTAGCGCTTTACCGGTGAACGGGGCGGCGGCGGAGTTCCGGGGCGGCAAGCCAGACAGTTTGGACAACTGGGCGCGCTTTACCTTCCGTTGGGGAAGCCGAGGAAAGGCGCCCAAAGGGAATGCCGGGCATCCTGGACCGACCGGCGCACATGTCACAGAACATCAACAACGCAACCACCTGACCGGGTTCTCCTCTCTAGCAGTACGGACCGACAGCCCCACCGGCTGACCGCACCCGCCAAGGAGACCTCCGCCGTGACCGTGACCCCCGCTTCCCCGCCCCGCCGTGTGAACGGCCGGTCCACGGGACTCGCCCTCGTAGGGATGGCCCTCGCCCTCGCCGTGCCGACCCCGGCGGCGGCCGTGGGCGGCCAGGCCGGTGCCGCCGCTGCCGGGCCCGTCTCCGTCCTGAAGTTCACCGCCAAGGAGCGCAAGGACGCGCTCGCCTACTGGACACCCGCCCGCATCAAGGCCGTGGGCAAGTCCGTGGACCTCGGCCCGACGGGACCGAAGGCCAAGCCGTGGCGGGGCTCCACCCTGAAGACCGTGGGGCGGCTCTTCTTCGTCAACTCCACCGGCGCCGACACCTGGTGCACGGCCACCGCGGTGAAGAGCGCCAACCGTTCCGCCGTCATGACCGCCGCCCACTGCGTGCGCAGGGGCTCCTCGCCCTACAACACCAACATGTCGATGGTGTTCGTCCCCGCCTACCACAAGGGCAAGATGCCGTACGGCGCGTTCGCGGTCCGGCAGGCCGCGACCCCGCGCGCCTGGGAGACGGACTCCACCGACGACCTGTCCGCGCTGACCGTCGACACCGACAAGAGCCGCCGCAAGCTCACCGATGTCGTGGGCAGCCAGGCCATCGCCTTCAACCGTCCCGTCGGCGGCGCCATCTCCTCCCTCGGCTACTCCGCCACCCGCCCCCAGCTGGGCGAGGAGCTCCTGCGCTGCGTCGGCACCGCGAAGAAGGAGCACGGCACCCAGATGATCCCCTGCGACATGAGCGGCGGCTCCAGCGGCGGCCCGTGGCTGGCCGACTTCAACACCACCACCGGCAAGGGCGTGCTGGTCTCCGTCAACAGCTCACTGGACTCCCTGACGCCGACCAAGATGTACGGGGAGGTGTTCGGGGCCACGGCCAAGAAGGTGTACGACAAGGCCCAGAACGCCTGACACACCCTCAGGGCCAGGGACCCGCCGCGCAATACGCAGAACTGCGAATCGAGCCGGAACCCGCTCGGCAGTACGGTCGGTGCGTGACGGATCGGGTCGGGGGGGAGCGTGCCATGGAGCCGTTCGCGACAGGCGCAGGGAACGGCGGGTCCGCTCGTACTCCGCGCGGCGGGGCCGCCCGTACTCCGCGTGGTGGGCCCTCCGGTACTCCCCGCGGCGTCACCGGCCGGTTCCGTCCGGCCCACCCGCTCGCCCGGCTGACCGCCGAGTTCGACGGCGTCCACGACGTCTGGCGGTCGGCCACCGGCCTGGTGTGCGTCGCGGGTCCGGACGCCGCCAGGGCGGTGATGGGCAACCGGCACGATCTCGTCGCCGAGACGTCCGACTTCTACCGGACCCGGAACGGCGTGTTCGGGCCACGTGCCGCCCAGATAGAGATCGGCCGTGCCTCCCGCGCGCTGATGAACCGTCACCTCGACGCCCATCAGTCGCACCTGCCCACGCTCATAAGCGACCGCCTCGCGCCGAGCAGCGTCTGGCCCGACGCCGGAAACCTGCTCGTCCTCGCGCACCTGCGGGACGTACTGCTGCACCGCGACACCTCGCCCGCACTGCGCGCGACACTTGAGGACATCGTCACGCGCGCGGTCCTGGCCGGTGCGCGACAGCGCCACTCGGCGCTCTCCCGTCTCCTGTTCCGCCGCCGTGCGCTGGGCGCACTGCACGCCGAAGTGGTCGCCAGGCGGCGCGAGAGGGAGAGGCGGCGGGACGAGCGCGGCACGCAGCGCGATCTGCTCGACGTCGTCGTGGACGGCAGCGGCCCGACCGCGACCCCGGCGGAACTCGCGGAGATCTACCTGTCGTTCCTCTTCGCCACGGTCGGCTCGATCGGGTTCGCCCTCGGCTGGGCGGTCCTCCTGCTCGGCACCCACCCCGACTGCCGTACGGAACAAGCGAATTGGGTCGTACGTGAAGCACTGCGGCTGTGGCCGGTGGCCTGGCTTTTCGCCCGGTCGCCGAACCGGGAGCAGGAGCTCGGCGAGCTGAAGGTGACGCCCAAGGACCAACTCGCCGTGTGCACCTACCTGGTGCACCGGCACCCCGGGCACTGGGAGCGTCCCGACGAGTTCGTGCCCCGGCGCTGGGCGGGCGCCGTGCCGGACGGGGCATACCTCCCCTTCGGCCACGGGCCGCACACGTGTGCCGGGGCGACCGTCACCATGCGCCTGCTCGAGGATCTCGTCGGACTCATCACCCGTGACTGGCAGCTATCGGTCACCCACGACGGTGCCGGGCCCCAGGTGGGCCCGGCGCTGGCTCCGCCGCGTTTCACCGCGGAGCTGCGCCGCCGGGGCATCGGCCCCGGCGGCTCCGGAGGCCCCGGAGGGAGGTGAACCACCATGCGCGCGCTGTACCGCCAGACGAAGTCGGTCCTCAACATCCGACGCCAGTACGAGTACTTCTGGTACCTGTACCACCACATCTGACCGGCCCGGCGCGGGGAACCGCCGAGTGGACGGCTCCCCGCGCTCCACAAGGGGGCGCATGCCATGACCACTCCTCAGCACCCGGACGACTTCCTGCACATGATGCGGATGCGCAGCGCGAGCGAGCAGGGCATCTTCTGGGTCGACGACGAACGGCTCGCCGTGTTCGAGCCGGAGGCCGCCCGCCGCGTCAGCGCCACGAACTGGCACGGGTTCACCATGCACAACCGCCTGATCGACGTGGTGCGCCGCCGCACCAGCCCCGAAATGCCCTGGAGCCGGGTCCGCGCCGCGTGGCTCACCCAGTTGCACACGCTCGCCACGGCGGAGCACCACGGGCGCCTCATCACACGCATGGAGCGGATCATCGACGCGCGGCTCGGCGAGGACGTGGACCTGAGCATGCTCGCCCAGGACGTCGCCGTCCGTTCACTGCTGCCCCTCGCCCTGGCGGGCCTCACCGCACAGGAGTCGGACCTCGTCCGCCGTGACCTGGAGGGCAAGCTGCTGCGCCTGGTCTCGCCCGAACCGGGCAGCACCTGGCAGCAGCTCCGGTTCGTCACGGTCCAGGTGAGGTCGGGTCTGGTCGTACGCCGTGTGCTGCGCCAGCGTGCCAACGGCAGGCGCGGTCGCGAGCCCGACCTCACTGATCCGTTCGTCGACCTGCTGCCCGAACTCGGCATGGACCGCGCCCTGGACGTGGTGACCGCCGTCCTCACCGCCATCGCGGGCCCACCGGGCACCGCCGCCGCGAGCCTGCTGTACGAATTCGCCAGGCAGCCCGAGTGGCGCGCGCGCCTGACCGACGAGCTGTCCGGCGTCGACCCCGCGGCGTTCCGTGCGGCGCCGACGAGCGAGGCGCCCGTGACCCACCGGTTCGTCAAAGAGGTCCTGCGTCTGTGGAGCCCGCCGCTGCTCCTGGTGCGGCGCTCCAAGTACGCGTTCGACCTGGGGCGGGCACGGCTGGGGGCGGGGGAGTGGTACCTGCTGAGCCCGCACATGATTCACCGCGACGAGCGGGTCTGGAAACAGCCCGACGTCTTCGACCCGGACCGCTTCCTGCCCGGCGCACCGCACGGCCCCGCGGACCGCACTTGCTACGTACCGTTCGGGTGGGCCCCGAAGAAGTGCATCGGCGCCAACATCGCCACGGTCCAGCTGATGGCCCTGTGCCATCAGCTGTGCACGCGCTACCACCTGGCCGTGGACCGCCCGCAGGAGGTCACCATGGCCTTGCGCTTCGCGCCCGTACCGGAGAACTTCTACGGACGGCTGACCCTGCGGTAAGCGCGCGTCTCCTCTGTACGTGCGTCGGATGGCTCGGAACTGCTGATTCCGCCATACCCCACCGGGTACCAGAACGGGGCAAGGCCCCACCCGGTCGGGGTGCTTCCGGTTCACGGAATACCCCCCTGGGTATTGCTGTTAGGGTGACTGTCACATACCCCCGGGGTACATCACTCAAGAGGAGTCGCAGCCGTGTTCTTCGTCGACACCCTGGAATTCGAAGGCCTGGGCAACCGCAGCTACCTGGCCGGAGGGCCCAGCGCCGCGGTGGCCATCGACCCACCGCGCGACATCGACCAGGTGCTTGCCGCGGCGGCCAGGCGCGGAGTGCGCATCGCCTACGTCGCCGAGACCCACGTGCACAACGACTACGTCACCGGCGGCCTGGAGCTGGCCCGCGTCACCGGCGCCGAGTACCTGGTGCCCGCCGGGGCACACGTGTCCTTCGCCCGCGTCCCCGTCGCCGACGGCGACACCGTGACGATCGACGAGGGCCTCGCGCTGCGGGCGCTGGCCACCCCCGGACACACCCCGCACCACACCTCCTACGCCCTGACCGACGACGGGCGAGGTGTGGCGGTGTTCACCGGCGGGTCGCTCCTGATAGGCACCGTGGGCCGCCCGGACCTGGTCGAACCGAGGCTGACCGAGCAGCTGGCCCGCGCCCAGCACGCCTCCGCCCACCGGCTGGCAGACGAGCTGGACGACGAGGTCCCGGTGCTGCCCACGCACGGATTCGGCAGCTTCTGCTCCTCATCGCAGGCCGAGGGCGACGCCACCACGATCGGCAAGGAGCGCGAGACCAACGACGCGCTGACCAAGGACGTGGACGCCTTCGTCGCCGACCTGCTCGCCGGTCTCGACGACGTGCCCGCCTACTACGCGCACATGGGCCCCGCCAACGCCGCGGGCCCCGCGCCCGTCGACCTCACTCCGCCCGGGCGCGCGGACGCCGAGGAGATCG contains these protein-coding regions:
- a CDS encoding trypsin-like serine peptidase, with the translated sequence MTVTPASPPRRVNGRSTGLALVGMALALAVPTPAAAVGGQAGAAAAGPVSVLKFTAKERKDALAYWTPARIKAVGKSVDLGPTGPKAKPWRGSTLKTVGRLFFVNSTGADTWCTATAVKSANRSAVMTAAHCVRRGSSPYNTNMSMVFVPAYHKGKMPYGAFAVRQAATPRAWETDSTDDLSALTVDTDKSRRKLTDVVGSQAIAFNRPVGGAISSLGYSATRPQLGEELLRCVGTAKKEHGTQMIPCDMSGGSSGGPWLADFNTTTGKGVLVSVNSSLDSLTPTKMYGEVFGATAKKVYDKAQNA
- a CDS encoding cytochrome P450, whose protein sequence is MEPFATGAGNGGSARTPRGGAARTPRGGPSGTPRGVTGRFRPAHPLARLTAEFDGVHDVWRSATGLVCVAGPDAARAVMGNRHDLVAETSDFYRTRNGVFGPRAAQIEIGRASRALMNRHLDAHQSHLPTLISDRLAPSSVWPDAGNLLVLAHLRDVLLHRDTSPALRATLEDIVTRAVLAGARQRHSALSRLLFRRRALGALHAEVVARRRERERRRDERGTQRDLLDVVVDGSGPTATPAELAEIYLSFLFATVGSIGFALGWAVLLLGTHPDCRTEQANWVVREALRLWPVAWLFARSPNREQELGELKVTPKDQLAVCTYLVHRHPGHWERPDEFVPRRWAGAVPDGAYLPFGHGPHTCAGATVTMRLLEDLVGLITRDWQLSVTHDGAGPQVGPALAPPRFTAELRRRGIGPGGSGGPGGR
- a CDS encoding cytochrome P450; translation: MTTPQHPDDFLHMMRMRSASEQGIFWVDDERLAVFEPEAARRVSATNWHGFTMHNRLIDVVRRRTSPEMPWSRVRAAWLTQLHTLATAEHHGRLITRMERIIDARLGEDVDLSMLAQDVAVRSLLPLALAGLTAQESDLVRRDLEGKLLRLVSPEPGSTWQQLRFVTVQVRSGLVVRRVLRQRANGRRGREPDLTDPFVDLLPELGMDRALDVVTAVLTAIAGPPGTAAASLLYEFARQPEWRARLTDELSGVDPAAFRAAPTSEAPVTHRFVKEVLRLWSPPLLLVRRSKYAFDLGRARLGAGEWYLLSPHMIHRDERVWKQPDVFDPDRFLPGAPHGPADRTCYVPFGWAPKKCIGANIATVQLMALCHQLCTRYHLAVDRPQEVTMALRFAPVPENFYGRLTLR
- a CDS encoding MBL fold metallo-hydrolase; this encodes MFFVDTLEFEGLGNRSYLAGGPSAAVAIDPPRDIDQVLAAAARRGVRIAYVAETHVHNDYVTGGLELARVTGAEYLVPAGAHVSFARVPVADGDTVTIDEGLALRALATPGHTPHHTSYALTDDGRGVAVFTGGSLLIGTVGRPDLVEPRLTEQLARAQHASAHRLADELDDEVPVLPTHGFGSFCSSSQAEGDATTIGKERETNDALTKDVDAFVADLLAGLDDVPAYYAHMGPANAAGPAPVDLTPPGRADAEEIASRLAAGEWVVDLRSRMAFAEGHVAGSFNFEGEGKLATYLAWLIPWGKPVTLLAGTPGQLADAQRELVRVGIDRPAAAATGDPTDWVRAGERLASFPRARFADLAQVRERGERVVVLDVRRDSERAGGFVDGSVHIPIHELYGRVGEVPQGTVWVHCAGGTRAAIAASLLAAAGRDVVAVDDGFDAATEAGLTLARPGDAD